One window from the genome of Oryctolagus cuniculus chromosome 1, mOryCun1.1, whole genome shotgun sequence encodes:
- the BEST1 gene encoding bestrophin-1 isoform X5 produces the protein MTVTYSNRVANARLGSFSRLLLCWRGSIYKLLYGEFLIFVLCYYIVRLIYRVVLKENQQLFFEKLTLYCDSYIQLIPISFVLGFYVTLVVTRWWNQYENLPWPDRLMSLVSSCVEGRDEQGRLLRRTLIRYANLGILLILRSVSRAVYKRFPTSQHLVQAGFMTPAEHKHLEKLTLPHNMFWVPWVWFANLAFKIWVEGRIRDPVLLQGLLNEMGTLRTQCGHLYAYDWISIPLVYTQVVTVAVYSFFLACLLGRQFLNPIKGYPGHELDFIVPVFTFLQFFFYVGWLKVSLLSVDNMHQDLPPLEQDIYWNDPEPQPPYTVAASQTRRASYMGSAFDISLQEEEMKFQPNLAENMHTGIIGRFLGQQSHNHLPPRTAPDTTKPLWPRKESCVYEAQPKNTKQNSKHWEDSKSWKPLLVQAFKTVPLFAADPSAPQTAPSSTPTVFPQEQSDPSQPYGVPGTDAEYQSLKSLSSGTKSSLELALVSTASTEASTEYPAGHVRRKTVEFNLVNIQDVPEGHPREPHVERSRGNIQSILKDHGNPYSSLENRCVLHLKQPLPSPGHGPPPQPSPLSPVPACWAYASTSLGYIPTRLPQREGTLLAKW, from the exons ATGACCGTCACCTACTCGAACCGAGTGGCGAACGCCCGCTTAGGCTCCTTCTCCCGCCTGCTGCTGTGCTGGCGAGGCAGCATCTACAAGCTGCTCTACGGCGAGTTCCTCATCTTCGTGCTCTGTTACTACATTGTTCGGCTCATTTACAG AGTGGTCCTCAAGGAGAACCAGCAGCTGTTCTTTGAGAAGCTGACTCTGTATTGCGACAGCTACATCCAACTCATCCCCATATCCTTCGTACTGG GCTTCTACGTGACCCTGGTGGTGACCCGCTGGTGGAACCAGTACGAGAACCTGCCGTGGCCGGACCGTCTCATGAGCCTGGTGTCCAGCTGCGTGGAGGGCAGGGACGAGCAGGGCCGGCTGCTGCGGCGCACGCTCATCCGCTACGCCAACCTGGGCATCTTGCTCATCCTGCGCAGCGTCAGCCGCGCGGTCTACAAGCGCTTTCCCACCTCCCAACACCTGGTGCAagcag GTTTTATGACCCCTGCGGAACACAAGCATCTGGAGAAACTGACCTTACCACACAACATGTTCTGGGTGCCCTGGGTGTGGTTTGCCAACCTGGCGTTTAAGATCTGGGTGGAAGGTCGAATCCGGGACCCTGTCCTGCTCCAGGGCCTGCTGAAC GAGATGGGCACTTTGCGTACTCAGTGTGGACACCTCTATGCCTACGACTGGATCAGTATCCCGCTGGTGTACACCCAG GTGGTGACCGTAGCCGTGTACAGCTTCTTCCTGGCTTGCCTGCTTGGACGGCAATTCCTGAACCCAATCAAGGGCTACCCCGGCCATGAGCTGGACTTCATTGTGCCTGTCTTCACGTTCCTGCAGTTCTTCTTTTATGTCGGCTGGCTGAAG GTGTCCCTGCTGTCTGtggacaacatgcaccaggaccTGCCTCCACTGGAGCAGGACATATACTGGAATGACCCGGAACCACAGCCCCCCTACACggtggctgcctcccagactcGGCGAGCCTCCTATATGGGCTCTGCTTTCGACATCAG TCTGCAGGAGGAAGAGATGAAATTTCAGCCAAATCTGGCGGAAAACATGCACACTGGCATCATTGGCCGCTTCCTAGGGCAGCAGTCCCACAACCACCTTCCGCCCAGGACAGCCCCCGACACCACCAaaccgctgtggcccaggaaggagtCCTGTGTCTATGAGGCCCAGCCCAAGAACACCAAACAGAACTCCAAACACTGGGAAGACAGCAAGTCCTGGAAGCCTCTGTTGGTGCAGGCCTTCAAGACGGTTCCATTGTTCGCTGCAGACCCCAGCGCTCCTCAGACAGCTCCCAGCAGCACGCCCACGGTCTTCCCCCAAGAACAGTCCGATCCCTCACAGCCCTACGGGGTCCCAGGCACGGATGCTGAATACCAAAGCCTAAAGTCCTTGAGTTCTGGGACCAAGAGCAGTTTGGAGTTGGCCTTGGTGAGCACGGCGAGTACGGAGGCCTCGACAGAGTACCCAGCAGGTCACGTGAGGAGGAAAACTGTGGAGTTTAACCTGGTCAACATACAAGATGTCCCCGAAGGCCATCCAAGAGAACCCCATGTGGAACGTTCAAGGGGCAACATACAATCTATCCTCAAAGATCATGGGAATCCTTATTCTAGCTTGGAAAACAGGTGTGTCCTCCACCTAAAGCAGCCACTGCCTTCCCCTGGGCAtggccctcctccccagccctcaccGCTTTCTCCTGTTCCAGCATGCTGGGCCTATGCCAGCACCAGCTTAGGGTATATACCTACCCGCCTACCTCAGCGGGAGGGAACCCTACTAGCCAAGTGGTAG
- the BEST1 gene encoding bestrophin-1 isoform X4 has product MTVTYSNRVANARLGSFSRLLLCWRGSIYKLLYGEFLIFVLCYYIVRLIYRVVLKENQQLFFEKLTLYCDSYIQLIPISFVLGFYVTLVVTRWWNQYENLPWPDRLMSLVSSCVEGRDEQGRLLRRTLIRYANLGILLILRSVSRAVYKRFPTSQHLVQAGFMTPAEHKHLEKLTLPHNMFWVPWVWFANLAFKIWVEGRIRDPVLLQGLLNVVTVAVYSFFLACLLGRQFLNPIKGYPGHELDFIVPVFTFLQFFFYVGWLKVAEQLINPFGEDDDDFEVNWIIDRNLQVSLLSVDNMHQDLPPLEQDIYWNDPEPQPPYTVAASQTRRASYMGSAFDISLQEEEMKFQPNLAENMHTGIIGRFLGQQSHNHLPPRTAPDTTKPLWPRKESCVYEAQPKNTKQNSKHWEDSKSWKPLLVQAFKTVPLFAADPSAPQTAPSSTPTVFPQEQSDPSQPYGVPGTDAEYQSLKSLSSGTKSSLELALVSTASTEASTEYPAGHVRRKTVEFNLVNIQDVPEGHPREPHVERSRGNIQSILKDHGNPYSSLENRCVLHLKQPLPSPGHGPPPQPSPLSPVPACWAYASTSLGYIPTRLPQREGTLLAKW; this is encoded by the exons ATGACCGTCACCTACTCGAACCGAGTGGCGAACGCCCGCTTAGGCTCCTTCTCCCGCCTGCTGCTGTGCTGGCGAGGCAGCATCTACAAGCTGCTCTACGGCGAGTTCCTCATCTTCGTGCTCTGTTACTACATTGTTCGGCTCATTTACAG AGTGGTCCTCAAGGAGAACCAGCAGCTGTTCTTTGAGAAGCTGACTCTGTATTGCGACAGCTACATCCAACTCATCCCCATATCCTTCGTACTGG GCTTCTACGTGACCCTGGTGGTGACCCGCTGGTGGAACCAGTACGAGAACCTGCCGTGGCCGGACCGTCTCATGAGCCTGGTGTCCAGCTGCGTGGAGGGCAGGGACGAGCAGGGCCGGCTGCTGCGGCGCACGCTCATCCGCTACGCCAACCTGGGCATCTTGCTCATCCTGCGCAGCGTCAGCCGCGCGGTCTACAAGCGCTTTCCCACCTCCCAACACCTGGTGCAagcag GTTTTATGACCCCTGCGGAACACAAGCATCTGGAGAAACTGACCTTACCACACAACATGTTCTGGGTGCCCTGGGTGTGGTTTGCCAACCTGGCGTTTAAGATCTGGGTGGAAGGTCGAATCCGGGACCCTGTCCTGCTCCAGGGCCTGCTGAAC GTGGTGACCGTAGCCGTGTACAGCTTCTTCCTGGCTTGCCTGCTTGGACGGCAATTCCTGAACCCAATCAAGGGCTACCCCGGCCATGAGCTGGACTTCATTGTGCCTGTCTTCACGTTCCTGCAGTTCTTCTTTTATGTCGGCTGGCTGAAG GTGGCAGAGCAGCTCATCAACCCTTTTGGTGAGGATGATGATGACTTTGAGGTCAACTGGATAATTGACAGGAACTTGCAG GTGTCCCTGCTGTCTGtggacaacatgcaccaggaccTGCCTCCACTGGAGCAGGACATATACTGGAATGACCCGGAACCACAGCCCCCCTACACggtggctgcctcccagactcGGCGAGCCTCCTATATGGGCTCTGCTTTCGACATCAG TCTGCAGGAGGAAGAGATGAAATTTCAGCCAAATCTGGCGGAAAACATGCACACTGGCATCATTGGCCGCTTCCTAGGGCAGCAGTCCCACAACCACCTTCCGCCCAGGACAGCCCCCGACACCACCAaaccgctgtggcccaggaaggagtCCTGTGTCTATGAGGCCCAGCCCAAGAACACCAAACAGAACTCCAAACACTGGGAAGACAGCAAGTCCTGGAAGCCTCTGTTGGTGCAGGCCTTCAAGACGGTTCCATTGTTCGCTGCAGACCCCAGCGCTCCTCAGACAGCTCCCAGCAGCACGCCCACGGTCTTCCCCCAAGAACAGTCCGATCCCTCACAGCCCTACGGGGTCCCAGGCACGGATGCTGAATACCAAAGCCTAAAGTCCTTGAGTTCTGGGACCAAGAGCAGTTTGGAGTTGGCCTTGGTGAGCACGGCGAGTACGGAGGCCTCGACAGAGTACCCAGCAGGTCACGTGAGGAGGAAAACTGTGGAGTTTAACCTGGTCAACATACAAGATGTCCCCGAAGGCCATCCAAGAGAACCCCATGTGGAACGTTCAAGGGGCAACATACAATCTATCCTCAAAGATCATGGGAATCCTTATTCTAGCTTGGAAAACAGGTGTGTCCTCCACCTAAAGCAGCCACTGCCTTCCCCTGGGCAtggccctcctccccagccctcaccGCTTTCTCCTGTTCCAGCATGCTGGGCCTATGCCAGCACCAGCTTAGGGTATATACCTACCCGCCTACCTCAGCGGGAGGGAACCCTACTAGCCAAGTGGTAG
- the BEST1 gene encoding bestrophin-1 isoform X1 — MTVTYSNRVANARLGSFSRLLLCWRGSIYKLLYGEFLIFVLCYYIVRLIYRVVLKENQQLFFEKLTLYCDSYIQLIPISFVLGFYVTLVVTRWWNQYENLPWPDRLMSLVSSCVEGRDEQGRLLRRTLIRYANLGILLILRSVSRAVYKRFPTSQHLVQAGFMTPAEHKHLEKLTLPHNMFWVPWVWFANLAFKIWVEGRIRDPVLLQGLLNEMGTLRTQCGHLYAYDWISIPLVYTQVVTVAVYSFFLACLLGRQFLNPIKGYPGHELDFIVPVFTFLQFFFYVGWLKAGSASWEHGAGRSEGAAGLEDVYLRVCRASRIPQVAEQLINPFGEDDDDFEVNWIIDRNLQVSLLSVDNMHQDLPPLEQDIYWNDPEPQPPYTVAASQTRRASYMGSAFDISLQEEEMKFQPNLAENMHTGIIGRFLGQQSHNHLPPRTAPDTTKPLWPRKESCVYEAQPKNTKQNSKHWEDSKSWKPLLVQAFKTVPLFAADPSAPQTAPSSTPTVFPQEQSDPSQPYGVPGTDAEYQSLKSLSSGTKSSLELALVSTASTEASTEYPAGHVRRKTVEFNLVNIQDVPEGHPREPHVERSRGNIQSILKDHGNPYSSLENRCVLHLKQPLPSPGHGPPPQPSPLSPVPACWAYASTSLGYIPTRLPQREGTLLAKW, encoded by the exons ATGACCGTCACCTACTCGAACCGAGTGGCGAACGCCCGCTTAGGCTCCTTCTCCCGCCTGCTGCTGTGCTGGCGAGGCAGCATCTACAAGCTGCTCTACGGCGAGTTCCTCATCTTCGTGCTCTGTTACTACATTGTTCGGCTCATTTACAG AGTGGTCCTCAAGGAGAACCAGCAGCTGTTCTTTGAGAAGCTGACTCTGTATTGCGACAGCTACATCCAACTCATCCCCATATCCTTCGTACTGG GCTTCTACGTGACCCTGGTGGTGACCCGCTGGTGGAACCAGTACGAGAACCTGCCGTGGCCGGACCGTCTCATGAGCCTGGTGTCCAGCTGCGTGGAGGGCAGGGACGAGCAGGGCCGGCTGCTGCGGCGCACGCTCATCCGCTACGCCAACCTGGGCATCTTGCTCATCCTGCGCAGCGTCAGCCGCGCGGTCTACAAGCGCTTTCCCACCTCCCAACACCTGGTGCAagcag GTTTTATGACCCCTGCGGAACACAAGCATCTGGAGAAACTGACCTTACCACACAACATGTTCTGGGTGCCCTGGGTGTGGTTTGCCAACCTGGCGTTTAAGATCTGGGTGGAAGGTCGAATCCGGGACCCTGTCCTGCTCCAGGGCCTGCTGAAC GAGATGGGCACTTTGCGTACTCAGTGTGGACACCTCTATGCCTACGACTGGATCAGTATCCCGCTGGTGTACACCCAG GTGGTGACCGTAGCCGTGTACAGCTTCTTCCTGGCTTGCCTGCTTGGACGGCAATTCCTGAACCCAATCAAGGGCTACCCCGGCCATGAGCTGGACTTCATTGTGCCTGTCTTCACGTTCCTGCAGTTCTTCTTTTATGTCGGCTGGCTGAAG GCAGGAAGCGCATCCTGGGAGCACGGAGCGGGCAGGTCCGAGGGAGCAGCAGGACTGGAGGACGTCTACCTGAGGGTTTGCAGAGCCTCACGTATCCCCCAGGTGGCAGAGCAGCTCATCAACCCTTTTGGTGAGGATGATGATGACTTTGAGGTCAACTGGATAATTGACAGGAACTTGCAG GTGTCCCTGCTGTCTGtggacaacatgcaccaggaccTGCCTCCACTGGAGCAGGACATATACTGGAATGACCCGGAACCACAGCCCCCCTACACggtggctgcctcccagactcGGCGAGCCTCCTATATGGGCTCTGCTTTCGACATCAG TCTGCAGGAGGAAGAGATGAAATTTCAGCCAAATCTGGCGGAAAACATGCACACTGGCATCATTGGCCGCTTCCTAGGGCAGCAGTCCCACAACCACCTTCCGCCCAGGACAGCCCCCGACACCACCAaaccgctgtggcccaggaaggagtCCTGTGTCTATGAGGCCCAGCCCAAGAACACCAAACAGAACTCCAAACACTGGGAAGACAGCAAGTCCTGGAAGCCTCTGTTGGTGCAGGCCTTCAAGACGGTTCCATTGTTCGCTGCAGACCCCAGCGCTCCTCAGACAGCTCCCAGCAGCACGCCCACGGTCTTCCCCCAAGAACAGTCCGATCCCTCACAGCCCTACGGGGTCCCAGGCACGGATGCTGAATACCAAAGCCTAAAGTCCTTGAGTTCTGGGACCAAGAGCAGTTTGGAGTTGGCCTTGGTGAGCACGGCGAGTACGGAGGCCTCGACAGAGTACCCAGCAGGTCACGTGAGGAGGAAAACTGTGGAGTTTAACCTGGTCAACATACAAGATGTCCCCGAAGGCCATCCAAGAGAACCCCATGTGGAACGTTCAAGGGGCAACATACAATCTATCCTCAAAGATCATGGGAATCCTTATTCTAGCTTGGAAAACAGGTGTGTCCTCCACCTAAAGCAGCCACTGCCTTCCCCTGGGCAtggccctcctccccagccctcaccGCTTTCTCCTGTTCCAGCATGCTGGGCCTATGCCAGCACCAGCTTAGGGTATATACCTACCCGCCTACCTCAGCGGGAGGGAACCCTACTAGCCAAGTGGTAG